The Nostoc sp. 'Lobaria pulmonaria (5183) cyanobiont' DNA window CACTAAATCTTCAGGATTTTTTTGCTTTACTTGCTTATAAAGATTGTTAAAGATTGTGCCTAAAGCTCTAGTAGGAATCCCGACAATCCAACGGCGTACAAAATAAGATTCTAAATATTGCAGGATTTTCTCAAAATCTTGAATAGATAAGCGTTGTGATTCATATTCATAATAAATATTCAGGAGAAATATATGACAAGTAGTAAAATCCAATTTTTTTAACCGCTGAAACCAATACTTTAGTTTTGGTTCTTGTTCTTCCTCATCAAAATTAAGACGTAGATAGTAATTAGTAAATTTTATAAGGTTATGTAACTCAGCCTTGATACCTAATTCAGGTTTTTCAAAGCGTTTAGCCGATTCATCAAAACGTTGTTTAATTGATTTATAAACGGCTTTTTCATTAACTGCCTCTCCATCTTTACGCAGATAAAACCAAAATGCCTTAGTTAGTTCTTCTGCATATTCCTTTTGCTTCATGTTTAACTTAAAACTTTCTTGAAGAGGCAACCATTCGTTGTTGTAAACTTCATCCCTTTCTTCAGAAGGTAACTTCATAAATATATAGTTACGAACTAAGTCTGCCTGGGTTAATTCTTCTCCTTTGTTATTTAAGCTTTCAAAAATAAGATATGGGTTATCGTTGTTATCAGAAGTAATATTTACTAATACTAAACGTTCTAAAATAATATTTTTAAATTTGGCAAAGTCTAACAAAACATCCTCATCTACAAAAGGCTTTTTCAACTTGCCATCAAAAAATTTATAAGCTTCATGTATTGCTCCTGATTGTGATTCTTTATTTTTAGCCTTAGGTATCTTATTGTCGATAATGCTTTTATATGCGTCACAGTCATCCTGAGTAGGCAGCACTTTATAAAAATCATCATTTTTTTGATACTTGTTTATTAAAAAAAATTCATGTATCTGTTCTGCTATTTGTTTGTCAGACTTCTTGAGATAATTTCTTAATGCCGCCAAGAGAATACTAAGGGTTGTAAAACGTTGTTGTCCGTCTATAACAATATATCGACTTATACCGTCAGCGGTTCCCAGTTCAGCTTGGGTTACTATAGGCCCAAGAAAATAAAAGCCTTTTTCATCATCATTATAAAGACTTATCAAATCTTCCCACAGAGTCTCCCAGTTCTCCTTTTTCCAAGAGTATGGTCGCTGAAAAAGAGGTATTTGAAACTGTTTACCACCTTCTAGTAAGTTACGGAGACTTGTTTCTGATGCTTTCATACTTGTTATTTGCTTTATGTATCATATACGATAATAACTAAATTTTTGGATTATCAAAGACTTACGTGTGATTGATTTGCATTAAAAAGCCCGCTAATGCGGGCTTCGTTCGTGTAGCCCCAGGCTTTAGCCTGCGGCGTTTAATGTCAATTATTACCTACCTCGCCGCAGTAGGCATACCCAAAATATCCTCAAGCTTCGGCATATCTTCCAACGCAATCACGCGCCCTTCATCCTCAAAACCGACGATTTGATCAAAGTTCAAATACCGATACAAATCATCTGCAAAAGGATGAATTCTCCTCGCCACAATATCCAAATATTCCTGCACTGTCGGAAGCCGTCCCAGCAGCGCACAAACTGCGGCTAATTCCGCTGAACCAAGATACACTCGCGCATCTTTACCCATGCGATTATTGAAGTTGCGGGTAGAGGTAGAAAACACTGTTGTTCCATCAGCAACTCGCGCCTGATTCCCCATGCACAAACTGCATCCGGGTATTTCTGTACGCGCACCCGCAGCCCCAAAAACGCTGTATACACCTTCTTCTTTTAATTGGTGTTCATCCATGCGGGTTGGTGGTGATATCCACAGGCGAGTTTTCACTTCACCTGCGCCTTCCAAAACTTTGGCTGTTGCCCGATAATGACCGATATTCGTCATACAAGAACCGACGAATACTTCTTGCACTGGATCGTTAGCAACTTCCGATAATAATTTAACATTATCGGGGTCATTGGGAGCAGCAACAATTGGTTCTTTGATTTCGTTCAAATCAATTTCAATTATTTCGGCATACTCCGCATCGGCATCGCCTTCTAATAAGACGGGATTTGCTAACCATTCTTCCATCTTTGCCACACGGCGCAGCATGGTACGCGGATCGTGATAGCCGCGTGCTATCATATTTTTCAGCAGCGCGACGTTAGAACGCAGATATTCCGAAATTGTCTCTACACTCAGTTTAATTGTACATCCGGCACAAGAACGCTCGGCACTAGCATCGGTGAGTTCAAAGGCTTGTTCAACTTTTAAATCTGGCAATCCTTCTATTTCCAGAATTCGCCCGGAGAAAACGTTTTTCTTATTCTGTTTCTCTGCTGTCAGCAAACCTTTTTGAATTGCCACGTAGGGAATGGCATTCACAACATCCCGCAGGGTGATACCTGGTTGCAATTCTCCTTTGAATCTTACCAATACTGACTCTGGCATATCTAAAGGCATGACACCCAAAGCCGCCGCAAACGCGACTAATCCTGAACCGGCGGGGAAGGAAATACCTAAGGGGAAGCGGGTGTGAGAGTCGCCGCCAGTTCCTACGGTATCGGGTAGCAGCATCCGGTTTAACCAAGAGTGGATGATACCATCACCGGGGCGGAGGGCGACACCGCCACGAGAAGCAAAGAAATCGGGGAGTTCGTGATGGGTTTTGATGTCTACTGGTTTGGGATAAGCAGCAGTATGGCAGAAACTTTGGATCACTAAGTCTGCACTGAAACCAAGACAGGCGAGTTCTTTCAATTCGTCGCGGGTCATGGGGCCTGTGGTATCCTGGGAACCAACGGTAGTGATGATCGGTTCGCAAGATGTGCCGGGACGCACACCAGGTAATCCGCAAGCTTTACCTACCATTTTCTGTGCTAGGCTGTAGCCTTTCCCTGTATCAAAGGCTTGCTGGGGACGGGTGAAAACAGTGCTGGGTTCTAAACCAAGTGCAAGACGAGTTTTGTCGGTGAGGGTACGTCCAATAAGTAGGGGGATGCGTCCACCTGCGCGGACTTCATCAAGGATGGTATCAGGTTTGAGGGCAAAGGTGGAAATGACTTCACCTGCTTCATTGGTGATTTCGCCTTTGTAGGGATGGATGGTAATTACCATGCCGGTTTCGAGTTGGGTGACATCGCACTGAATAGGCAAAGCACCGGCATCTTCAGCTGTGTTAAAGAAGATTGGCGCGATCGCACCACCTAAAACATAACCCCCAGCGCGTTTGTTTGGCACAAAAGGTATATCATTTCCCATGTGCCACAATACAGAGTTGATGGCAGATTTCCGCGAGGAACCTGTACCAACTACATCCCCCACGTAAGCTACAGGATGCCCTTTTTTCTTCAGTTCGGCAATGGTTTTCAAACTTCCCGGTTGCCGTGACTCTAACATCACTAAGGCGTGTAAGGGAATATCTGGGCGAGTTGTGGCGCTTTGGGCGGGGGATAAATCGTCGGTATTGGTTTCGCCAGGAACTTTAAAAACGGTAACAGTAATCGCTTCTGGTACTGTGGGGCGAAGGGTAAACCATTCAGCTTCCGCCCAAGAGTCAATCACCCGCTTGGCGAAAGGATTGGTTTTAGACAGTTCTAAAACATCGTGGTAAGCGTCGTACACCAAAAGAATTTTGCTTAAGGCGTTGGCGGCATAGGCGGCGATGGGTTCCTTTCCTTGTCCACCCATCACTAGAGGCGTTTCAGATGAGTCTGAGAGGGATACGGTGGGCCATTGCAGCAAATCGATTAAAGATTGCACATTGTAACCACCTACCATCGTCCCTAACAATTGCACCGCTTCTATGCGCGAAACCAAGGGACTGGTGATTTCCTTTTTGGCAATGGCGGTGAGAAATCCAGCTTTGACATAAGCTGCTGGATCTACACCAGGAGAAACGCGATCGCTTAATAGATGTAATAATATCTCCTCTTGACCCTTTGGCGGATTTTTCAGTAATTCACATAATTCTGAGGTTTGCTTCGCATCCAATGGTAAAGGGGGAATACCGAGTGCCCCTCTATCAGCAACGTCTTTACGATATGATTCCAGCATTTTAATGTTCTCCATTGGGATTTTCTCCCTTTAATTATGAAATATTTTTAGGCAACACTTGGCTATAAAAGTTTAGCTTACTTTTATTACTAAAAGCCTTACTGGTAATCGGTTGGTTGCAATTTTTTTTATACTGAAAGTTTAGTTTTCGTGAAGCGAATATTTTTACACTTTGATGGAATACGAGCAACACTAAACAGGGTTGCTGTAGAATCCGAGTTGCTTAGAAATTAATTAATCCAAATTTGCGGTGATTAGTTGAGTAGGTACAGAACCCCACCCCCAACCCACTAAGAGCAAGCTCCTTGCTTGCTCTGATGTAACTTATTTGATTAGGAAAAGCTATAATGATTTATCCTTATTGTTGGTTTAACCAAGTTTCTAAATCAGCGACGCTAGAAAAGTCTAATAACGCTTCTCCTAAATTCTCTAATTGTTCAATTGATAAACCTTGAACTCGCTCGATTAATGATGCATCAATCTCACTAATACGGCGATTGAGTTGACGTAGAACTAGACGTTGTTCTCCTTGTTTATTTCCTTCTTGTATAGCTTGTTCTCTGTCTCTTTGATAAAGTGGTTCTAATCGCATAATTAACTCCTTATCATCTGCTTCTAATTCTTGATTTACTCTCAAGTTTTCGCGCAAATTGTAAACTAATTCAAGAGTTGCTTTTTGGTATGGATAATCTAATGGTAACGTTTGCAACTCGATAATTGCCTGTGACTGCACACTTCCCCTTCCTAAAAGCCTCAACCATAACGTTTCTGGTGTTTGGGGTAGTTGGTGTATCGCTACAATTGCTGTTCGCAAGGCATCTGGCAGAAAATGCACTCCTGATAACCAACCTGCTTTTTGCATAGTTCCAAAGCTAGACAATCTAGTTTCAGATATGGTTGGAGTAAGAACCCACAATTGGGGAATTTCTGAGTCCTGAAGTTTGATTTTATTGGCTTTAGCTTCTCGTCGCAGGAGAGCCTTGATTTCTAATAATTTGAGAATACAGTCGCATATTTCATCGGTAGAAGCTGGATTGCGGTATGGTGAGCCAGCGCGGTCTTGGGGGTTTCCCCCATGAGCGACTGGCGAACCCGTAAGGGTTCTATAATTGCAGGATGTTCTGCAAGTCTTCCTAACAAACCCAGTACTTGTAAATTAGAGTTTTGCTGTTTGGCAGGAGTGAATAAAACATCTATTTCTTTAATCTCTCCTGCAACTTTTTCTGATGCTTTGACTTCTCCGTAATCTTTTAGTAATTCTTCTAGATAGTCTTTGGCAAATTTATCATGTATAAACCGGGTCATTCAATTTTCAAATTGCGGAAGTTCTGGGTTAATGCAAAGTTTTATTATATAGCAGTCCTGAATCATTCGTGAGACAATAGATCCCCGACAACTTTTATGAAGTCGGGGATCTAGACACCTGGAATTTTCACAGATACCATTTTAAAAAAGTTAAAAGCAGATTATATAAGCCTTTTGACTTTTGATTTTTGACTTTTGACTTCCGCCTAGCGGTACTAGGCGGTTATTGCATTTTCATCTGATGTTTTATCTGTGTTAGATTTCAAGCGTGTCAATCTACTTTTACGAATACGTTCGCTGTCTCGAACGCCACCTGCAAGTTCATATTCATTGCTGTTTTTGCCGTACTTGAAACCAACCCCAGTCAGCATTTTGTCTGAAACCTGACTTAAGGTTTTTTCCATCTCATCCAGCTTTTTTCTAGAAGAGTCAATTATAGCTATAGCAGCGTTATAATCATCAAGCATATCGTGAAACTGCTCTATTAATTGAGTCAGGTTTTGCAAGTTGTAAGTATTATCAAAATTGATATTTGGATCGATAGCTTTCAATCCGGCAACTCTAAACTCAGCTTTTTCTAGAATCCGGGAACTACGTTTTCTTCGAGACATAAATTTACACCTTTAAAAGCTTTACAAAGCTATTTTGCCTCAATTAACCTGTATTCTAGTTCAGCAAAAAGCGCATTTTTTTTAGCAAAACTTTTTATCTATATCCGTGATTTCTCGTAATTTCATTACCAAAGGCATTTTTAGCAAAATAATATTATGTTTAAGTTGCACGAAAACTACAATGTTGTTGTATGAGCGATGCCTACGGCGGTAAACTACGCACTTTTACTTCTATAGCGGTTCTAGTTTGGATGCAATACACAATAGGGCACAGAAAAAGCTCATTGGTGTCAACTTAACGTGAAACCCTTGTCAAGACGTGAAATTGAGTTCATTAGACCTCTTGCACAAATGCAAAATTTGCCCTCATCCCCCAACCCCTTCTCCCAATTTTGGGAGAAGGGGAGCCAAATTCTAAGTCCCTCTCCCAAGCTTGGGAGAGGGATTTAGGGTGAGTGTTTTTGATTCATGCAAGAAGTCTATTCACTTACCATTACTTATCGCGTCACCCTACCCCGGTTTTGGCTTTAGACAAAACCGCCCCTCCCCTTGGTAAGGTAAAACTACGGTGTATACACAAGTCTGAAATAGTTTACTCACTGAGTTTTCGTGTCAGTTTTACCCCACCCTAACCCTCCCCGTATGTATTGGGGAGGGAACCGGAAATCTTATTTCCCCCCTTTATAATGGGGGATTAAGGGGGGTAATACCAATTCAAAATTCAAAATTCAAAATTCAAAATTAAGAAAGCCAGACAGAACAAAGGTATGTCCGTATGTATCTGTTGCATTCTTTTTTCAAATTGGGGTAATTCGACTTTTGTATACACTGTAGTTTGGTAAGGGGAAGGATTGGGGATGCGGTAAAACGTATATTGGGTAAACATTTCAGCTTAAGTTGACACTTATGAGCATTGCTGTGCTCCTACAAATGGTCTGTATTCCATGCAATTGAGAAGCGCTATGAGCGATCGCTGTAACCTTAAGGCTTAATGTTCTAGCTCTAAGGCTTCATGTTGTAACCTTAAGGCTTCATGTTCTAGCTTTAAGGGTTAATGTTGTAACCTTAAGGCTTCAGGTTCTAGCTTTAAGGGTTAATGTTGTAACCTTAAGACTTAATGTTATAACTTTAAGAGTTAACCTTGTAACATTGATGACCAAAGTTTCTTGGTGAGTGCAATCATCGCTACAGCCCCGTTGGGGAAGTCAAAAGTCAAAAGTCAAAAGTCAAAAATAATAATTGAGTTTTGGTATACTTTTTAATATGAGTAATCATATCCCAATTCCTGATAGAGCTTTTGAATTCGCTGTCAGAATAACCAAAATTTGTTCTTATTTAGATAAACAACCAGGAACACCAAGATTATTAGCTGCTCAGTTATTTAGATCAGGGACATCAATTGGTGCAAATATTGAAGAATCTCAGTCTGCTGAAAGTGATAGGGATTTTATTAGCAAGCAATCAATAGCTCTGAAAGAAGCAAAAGAAACAAAATACTGGTTGAGGCTATTAATTAAATCAGATATGATGACTCCGGGACAAGTAGAAAAGCTTTTAGATGAGTGTGAACAATTAATTAAAATTATTGCCAAATCAATTGTAACGACTAAAGGAAAGCTAGGGAAATAAATCTTTGACTTTTGACTTTTGACTTTTGACTTCCCGTCAGGGCGTGTTACAGTTTACAAGTCTCGATGCGAGAGAAGACACAGAAAAACCGATCCCGGACCGACCCGCCGGGAGGTGTCCTCTGGGGGAGGCTGTATCATAAATTACGTCAGAGTAATTAATCCAATTGCTAACAACAAAAAAATTCCTTTTCACTCTCCACCCCACGCGATCGCCAAACTTCTCCCAGACTTTTTCGTAATACTTGCCGTCAGCTTTACCGCCAACGCTCAAGTAAATTTCCTTCTGGACGCTGAAGCCAAAGTGTCCATTGCTGTATTTTACCCACAAGCGGTCAATTGTGCGTAAGTCAGTGCAAGGAAAATTTAACAGTTCGTCATTGGTGAAGTAGTCGCCTTCTTCTTTACCGACAGCCTGAATCATCACCCGATAGGTTTCTTCGTCGGCTTCCTTCCAGTTTTTTGCTGCTAGTAGGTCGCGTAGTTTAGTGTAGTCTATGCCTTTTTCTGAGGATAGGTCATCTGTTTGATGTGGTGGCTTCGGAGTAGTTTCTGGTGGTTTTGAGGGTCTTTCAAATACTGGAGGATGAATAATAGTTTGTGTTCCTGGCTTTATGCCAGTGATACCCCAAATCAACCGTTCCATAGGATCAGGATCTTGGTGTCGAAAATCTACCCACTGAAAGCTTCTCATAAATCTCGGAACTTCATTGATGAGATGATCAGGGCAACCAGGAAGAATAACTAAGCCCATGCGTATTTTTCGCTTGGCAAACTCAACCAGAAACTCTTTCATTTCAATATCTGCCCACGGACCTACGCCAGAGGAACCGATAAATACGGCTGCTGCTTTGATTTGAAAAATAATTTCGTCTAGTTGGTCTTGCCAAGGACGAAAAGGCTCAAAGTCATACTTATCTAACCAGGCATATATTCCTGTCTGCAATAGCTGTGTTCTGATTTCTTCTACTTGTGCCTTTTCTTGGCTATTGTGGCAAAGAAACACATCAAACTGTTCCACTTATCACTCTCCCACGCCTGCAATTTTTGCCAAAGCCTTCGCGTAATCTTCCAACCCACCTCGCAAAGCTTCCAACTCACTTCGTAACTTGGGTTCCTCCGACCAACTTTGCTCATGTTCCTTGGGACTCACCCCTACAGGTCGTCTAGCTTCCCACGCTTGCAACAACGGATGCCATTTAGCCAAAAACGGCCTTAACCCATTATTCAACACTGCGATCGCAATTCCCCCCACTGAATCACGAGCAGCACCCACATCCGGCCCGGCAGCTTTGAGAACTTCGCGGGTTGTACCAAATAAACTATAAAGAGAGTTCATCGCTTCTCGTACCAAACCCTGGTCAACTTCCAAAGGTTGTACAGCAATGCGTGTCACCAATTCCACATAAAGCGACCAAGCCGCCTTCTTTTGTGTGGTGTCAACTTTCCAAGACATTGAACCAATGCCAAAAGGCAGACTTACAGATACAGTCTCTAAAGAAACGCGATCACGCATATTCATAGTAAGCAAATTTAACTAATTTATTTGGGTTTATTATAGTAAAATTGCTCATCATAGTTGCAAAATCAGCCTTAAATCATATTGTCGCAGCAACGGGCGCGATCGCACCCTGGATTGATCAATGATAATGGGATCGGGCGTTTGGGAAAATTTCAACATGGAAGTTCAACCAAAAGAAATCAGGAATTATTTAAGATTTGATGGTATAGATATTTTTTCTGAGTGGTTTGACTCTCTGCGGGATAGAAAAGTAAAGGCTAAAATCAGAGCAAGGCTTGACCGAGTAGAGGATGGTAATTTAGGTGATTCTAAATCAGTTGGTGATGGTGTTTTTGAACTCAGAATAGACTATAGTTCTGGCTACCGCATATACTTTGGGCAGGAAGGGTCAACAATTATTATTCTTTTGTGTGGTGGCGATAAAAGCACTCAAGATAAAGATATTGCTAAAGCCAAGGAATATTGGAAAGACTACAGGAGTAGGGATGATGCCTAGAAGTACAAGCTATCACGAAAAACTGATACAAGACCTTCAAGATCCCCTAGAAGCAGCAGCTTATATTGAAGTTGTTTTAGAAGAAGGCGACGCTAAAATGTTAAGTAAGGCACTGAAAAATATCATAGAAGCGCGTGGTGGAGTTGACCGGCTTTCTGCACAAGTCAAGGAACTCTACAATAAACTTGACCAAATGCTATTAGAGAAAGGCGAAATTGAGTTTTACAGTCTAAATTCTTTGTTGGATGCTTTAGGATTACACTTAGCAGTAACAGTAAAGCCGTAAGCTTAATGTTGTAACCTTAATCACCAAAGTCTGTTGGTGAGTCCAATCATCGCTACATAATGCGCGTCACCAATTCCACATAAAGCGACCAAGCCGCCTTCTTTTGTGTGGTGTCAACTTTCCAAGACATCGAACCAATGCCAAAAGGCAGACTTACAGATACAGTCTCTAAAGAAACGCGATCGCGCATATATATTTATAGTAAATTTAACTAATAATTCTAATTATAGTAATTAATGTTACTAGTCTAAAAATTGTTCAGAATTAGTGACTATAATCTCAGTATTTAACCTAAACTTTTATGCTAGTATCTAGATATTTTTAACTAATTCAGATAGAATAATAAATTTGTTCGTTGCATCACCTGACTTTGTATATGCCCAAAACTTACACCGTAGAAATTAATCATCAAGGCGAAATTCATACCTTGCAAGTTCCTGAAAATGAAACAATCTTATCAGTTGCCGATGCTGCTGGTTTGGAACTGCCAAGTTCTTGTAATGCAGGTGTTTGCACAACTTGCGCCGGTCAAATAAGTGAGGGAACTGTGGATCAAACGGATGGCATGGGCGTTAGTCCAGATTTGCAAAAGCAAGGTTACGTATTGCTTTGTGTTGCCAAACCCCTTTCTGATTTGAAACTTGAGACAGAAAAGGAAGACATCGTTTATCAGTTGCAATTTGGGAAAGACTAATAATCAGTAAACAGTTATCAGTATACTGATTTATTATTGATAACTGTTCGCTTGGATTACCAAAAGTTATAAATAATATAAGTATTTACTAGCAACTGATATCAGCTATTCTAGAAATTACAAATAAACAGGATTTACCAAA harbors:
- a CDS encoding type II toxin-antitoxin system RelE/ParE family toxin: MEVQPKEIRNYLRFDGIDIFSEWFDSLRDRKVKAKIRARLDRVEDGNLGDSKSVGDGVFELRIDYSSGYRIYFGQEGSTIIILLCGGDKSTQDKDIAKAKEYWKDYRSRDDA
- a CDS encoding DUF262 domain-containing protein codes for the protein MKASETSLRNLLEGGKQFQIPLFQRPYSWKKENWETLWEDLISLYNDDEKGFYFLGPIVTQAELGTADGISRYIVIDGQQRFTTLSILLAALRNYLKKSDKQIAEQIHEFFLINKYQKNDDFYKVLPTQDDCDAYKSIIDNKIPKAKNKESQSGAIHEAYKFFDGKLKKPFVDEDVLLDFAKFKNIILERLVLVNITSDNNDNPYLIFESLNNKGEELTQADLVRNYIFMKLPSEERDEVYNNEWLPLQESFKLNMKQKEYAEELTKAFWFYLRKDGEAVNEKAVYKSIKQRFDESAKRFEKPELGIKAELHNLIKFTNYYLRLNFDEEEQEPKLKYWFQRLKKLDFTTCHIFLLNIYYEYESQRLSIQDFEKILQYLESYFVRRWIVGIPTRALGTIFNNLYKQVKQKNPEDLVNGLRQVLISFEKTQVFPDDNLFYQHIINEPLYNNKSSAANERVKFLLESIEQSLSKERVDTLPMSLEHIMPQKSPLRKEWQEMLGADYNKVHKELLHTLGNLTLTQYNSELSNKSFEEKLKILRASNVTLNQYFRKVDVWNEQEIKSRAEYLANIAIKVWPR
- a CDS encoding 2Fe-2S iron-sulfur cluster-binding protein is translated as MPKTYTVEINHQGEIHTLQVPENETILSVADAAGLELPSSCNAGVCTTCAGQISEGTVDQTDGMGVSPDLQKQGYVLLCVAKPLSDLKLETEKEDIVYQLQFGKD
- a CDS encoding GUN4 domain-containing protein, with amino-acid sequence MEQFDVFLCHNSQEKAQVEEIRTQLLQTGIYAWLDKYDFEPFRPWQDQLDEIIFQIKAAAVFIGSSGVGPWADIEMKEFLVEFAKRKIRMGLVILPGCPDHLINEVPRFMRSFQWVDFRHQDPDPMERLIWGITGIKPGTQTIIHPPVFERPSKPPETTPKPPHQTDDLSSEKGIDYTKLRDLLAAKNWKEADEETYRVMIQAVGKEEGDYFTNDELLNFPCTDLRTIDRLWVKYSNGHFGFSVQKEIYLSVGGKADGKYYEKVWEKFGDRVGWRVKRNFFVVSNWINYSDVIYDTASPRGHLPAGRSGIGFSVSSLASRLVNCNTP
- a CDS encoding four helix bundle protein encodes the protein MSFGILFNMSNHIPIPDRAFEFAVRITKICSYLDKQPGTPRLLAAQLFRSGTSIGANIEESQSAESDRDFISKQSIALKEAKETKYWLRLLIKSDMMTPGQVEKLLDECEQLIKIIAKSIVTTKGKLGK
- the acnB gene encoding bifunctional aconitate hydratase 2/2-methylisocitrate dehydratase — protein: MLESYRKDVADRGALGIPPLPLDAKQTSELCELLKNPPKGQEEILLHLLSDRVSPGVDPAAYVKAGFLTAIAKKEITSPLVSRIEAVQLLGTMVGGYNVQSLIDLLQWPTVSLSDSSETPLVMGGQGKEPIAAYAANALSKILLVYDAYHDVLELSKTNPFAKRVIDSWAEAEWFTLRPTVPEAITVTVFKVPGETNTDDLSPAQSATTRPDIPLHALVMLESRQPGSLKTIAELKKKGHPVAYVGDVVGTGSSRKSAINSVLWHMGNDIPFVPNKRAGGYVLGGAIAPIFFNTAEDAGALPIQCDVTQLETGMVITIHPYKGEITNEAGEVISTFALKPDTILDEVRAGGRIPLLIGRTLTDKTRLALGLEPSTVFTRPQQAFDTGKGYSLAQKMVGKACGLPGVRPGTSCEPIITTVGSQDTTGPMTRDELKELACLGFSADLVIQSFCHTAAYPKPVDIKTHHELPDFFASRGGVALRPGDGIIHSWLNRMLLPDTVGTGGDSHTRFPLGISFPAGSGLVAFAAALGVMPLDMPESVLVRFKGELQPGITLRDVVNAIPYVAIQKGLLTAEKQNKKNVFSGRILEIEGLPDLKVEQAFELTDASAERSCAGCTIKLSVETISEYLRSNVALLKNMIARGYHDPRTMLRRVAKMEEWLANPVLLEGDADAEYAEIIEIDLNEIKEPIVAAPNDPDNVKLLSEVANDPVQEVFVGSCMTNIGHYRATAKVLEGAGEVKTRLWISPPTRMDEHQLKEEGVYSVFGAAGARTEIPGCSLCMGNQARVADGTTVFSTSTRNFNNRMGKDARVYLGSAELAAVCALLGRLPTVQEYLDIVARRIHPFADDLYRYLNFDQIVGFEDEGRVIALEDMPKLEDILGMPTAAR
- a CDS encoding helix-turn-helix domain-containing transcriptional regulator, yielding MPRSTSYHEKLIQDLQDPLEAAAYIEVVLEEGDAKMLSKALKNIIEARGGVDRLSAQVKELYNKLDQMLLEKGEIEFYSLNSLLDALGLHLAVTVKP